In Phoenix dactylifera cultivar Barhee BC4 chromosome 1, palm_55x_up_171113_PBpolish2nd_filt_p, whole genome shotgun sequence, the genomic stretch CAACATtgattgagataagacatttgAGAGTAAAGATGCTTTCTAGGCTGCCAATTATTTGAGCTtatctttgatctttgatatgcAATCTGCACCGCACGGTACTTTTGGACCTGCTTTAACTTAACTTCGATTGCATGTTTTAAAAATATTCTGCAACCCACTATGCAGAATAGAGAGAAGTAACTATAGAGTTGTCCAAACTAACTTCCAACTTGTGTAGTGTACGGTATTTCTGTAATATATGCAATACTTTTCTCCATAAAACTAGGGAGACATTGCTCTATCATCTATATAAAAGAAGAATCACTCTGGTAGTTCCCTTACCGAAAACCATTCCTTTAGGGCCATCTGATGCAGTTTACAatccaaatttttaaaatttaacttTCTAGGGTAAAATGTCCATTTACATTGTTGTTTCAATTGAGTTATGGGAACATTTCTACGTGTAATGAGGATCTAACAATTATTTCAGATCTGCTTTATATATAGTTAAGGTTGTCAAAAGAACAAGCTGTTTGTGAGCAACTAGTGTCTGACTTGTACTTTAGATAGCCTTTGGGTCATTTGATTAATACACGAACCGATTATGTGCTAAAGTTTTGAGCTTGAAATATAAAGGAGCTAAACATGAGATAGGGGCAGCTTGGTTGTGTTTGGTGAgctatataaaaatatgttatatgtaatttaattattatttattaatatagtTATTTTTGTTTCCTGAAACAAATAAACCTTAGGTAAAAAAGGATGAATATGAGACGTTGGATTGTGTAAGGCTAGATCGGTCGCGGTTTATACAGAAAACCCTAAGTCAGTAATCCCCTCTCTTCAATTGCAAGAGCCGCCGCAAAGCAACCCCTCCCCAACTCCccatcttctctctcccttcccaTTTGCAAACCCTAAGCCTCAACTCATCCACATTTTTAGGCCCTGCACACTTGAATCTTTAATCTCTCAACCTCAACTGTTCCCCTTGCATACTCTTCTTTCTCCATGGCGGATGGCAAAAGCGGTAATGGATCAGGGCATGCTCGCCGTGCTCCTCGTCGCGGACGACAAGTCGGTGGCAGTAGTGGCGGTAGGGTTGAGATCTATGACAACAACAACAGAGATGGTCAAATCAAGCAGTTAAGTCCTTGCTCCTTTTTTCTCCACATGTGTTATTTCCATTGTTGAATCCCTTGCCTTCCCTATTTAGCAGCAAGGCCAACCAAGCTGAGCTTGAACTAACAAGGTAGCAGAGGAGGCCTAGCTCATAATGAGCACAAGCTGATCCTCGACCAGGCAGGCTATGGCTGGTCAGATTGCTCGTGTCCAGATCGTTCATGCCCTAGCGTAGTAATCTAGAATTAAATTCAGTAATCTAAAATTAAATTCAGATCTGTGCAGTAAATTTGAATGGAAAACAAATCCATTTGCCTAGAGGGAACTCGTCAGTCTCAGATCATTCATGCCCTAGTGTAATAATCTAGAATTAAATTCAGTAATCCAAATTTAAATTCAGATCTGTGCAGTAAATTTGAATCGAAAACAAATCCACCTACCCAGAGGGTCGTCATGCTTGAGACTGAAGATGTTGAATCAAAGGTGAACAAGAGAAGGTAAAGAGAATTGGACAAAGGGAAAGCCAGAGATCGTATTGTTCTCATCAAAAGACTGCATTatgcttcttcttctctttttctcctcttaTAACCCTTCAAAGATTCAATTTTCAATCCGAGGACTTTTCTGTGACTTAATTAATCAAgtgaagccaaaaaaaaaaattctggagAGTGGGGAAGGGTGAGAGTCATTGGAATAATATAGGCTGCTGGAGCCATATATCTTTCCTTTGTATTGCCCCcttcccctcctttttcctttcgCTTCCTCTCTTTGCACATTTTTCACCTTACCCACACCacagctccttttttttttttcaataccaGGGTGAAACCAGATGTCCCCTTCACTCATTCATGAGAGAACAGGGCATGACAATTTTAGGCTGCAACCCTCTGCAAACTGTGCAAACTGTTAACTAAATGGCTTTAAATCAACACTAGAAGATAGGATAATGGAAGTGAATTAGTCTTTACTTTTGATTGAAAAATTACTAAGAAttcaataaagagattcttaaaacagaaaaaaatacaatgtaaccccaaagattgatttggaTGTCAAATAAGTGAAAATAACACCCTAAAATTTAAAACTAATAAAATGTAAACCTAGTCAGACCCTAGATTGCAGGGCCATCTTGATGTCAAGTCTCGGCTCGTGGAAACATGTGAAGGTAACAAAACAACAGTTCTGCTTGCCATACCTCCTTCAGCTTTTTTGTGGTCCTGTGCCACAACATAAACCAACATTGGGAAGGTAAATATGATAATAGGTTCTTTTATCCATCTAGTATAGAATTGTTGAAACCTTATCTTTCGAAGGACTCAATAATGCTTCCACTCTCACCCAAACTTGCTCGTCTTATTTCAGATTTAAGAGCCATTAGCAACTTCCCTTTCTTTTGATGATCTATGTTTCTTCTGTGGCTAATTTAGATTCACCTTTGGCCATTCTTTATTTGCATTTGTTCCTGTTAGTGGAGATAAAAATTTCTTCCATTTGGTAGTTTAAGTGTGCTGTCCTAAGTTATGTTTCCTAGTGCGAGCATTGTCCTGATCTTATTTGTTTCTTTCTCTGTGCTTCAAAGCATTTCTCCATTTTTTGATCATCTATGAATTTTTTAAGTCTTGAATCATTATCCCCCTTGTCTTTCCCTTTAGAATCTTTATCTTATTGCTCTTAACTTTCTCCTATGTTGGACCTGTAACTTTGAGTTATTCCTAGTTTTTCCTCATTGATAATGAATATAAATCTACTTTTGTTGTGTGTTTCTCGAGGTTCATATAACCTTAAAATCATCTTTGAGGATTCTTCCTTTGGCGTATACCCTTAGCATATGGCATCATCCTACCTAAATAACACTTTGGTCCTAATGCCATGTCGCTATCACAAGGAGATGCAGCACCTTCTTGATTGGTCTAGTTTCATGGATAATTCCTATTGTATAAATGTTTAATTCTTTACTTAATACTGATTCATGCCCATTGTGAGCCTTGACCCTACTATGAGGTCTGTTTACTCTTTGTCACAGGCTATCGCCAAATCACAATCCCCATGATCTTCAATGGGTCATAATCAAAAAGTGCAACCCCACcctgccccccccccccaccccaatAGTTGCTTGTGGCTTCGTTGCATATGGTGTCAATGATGAGTGAACTTGCTATTATGCTTGTGTCACTATAATTGATGCTATTGGTGCCTATGCTGGTCATGCCTTGAtgtttgttttttgtttgtatTGCCGTTAaggtaaataattaaatattctaCACTTAAGGTCCCGTTCATTTAATTTTATCAAACAAGCTTTAACATACTAAACAAAATGTTATTTTGTTTGACGACGATAACATTTTctctaaataatatcttatttATCATGAAATAGCCTTAGGTCTATTCCATATTTCTGTTCATAATAAGCCCTAACACATCTTGAAAAGTAGAAGGGAGCCATAGAAAAGGTGTTACTAAGGATTAAAAAGATATGCCGTCTTGGTATCGGACTCCGTACTAGTACCAAAATATTACTATGTTGGTACACCTGATATAGGGGCTGGTGGGgtataccgacactcggtacgcctccAGTATTGTGTACTAGTTCGGTACCAGTACCGTATGGTTTGTATGCACCGGTACTGACTGGTACGATATTTCTTTATTTAGATCCTTGAAGAAAGAAACATAttataagataaaataaattttctgtGTAATTCCTAATCGTCAAAGTTTTGACATCCTTGTTAATGATCAGTTTCTTCATTGCAAAACCTATAAAAGCTAGCTACTTTTATTTAGTGAGTTCAGCATGATGGATCATTCTAGATTAACATATgaattattttattatgcttttgtttttgtcgaCAATATTTCTTTTGGAAGTTTGAAGAGAAAGATTTATCCCCCAAAAAAGTTGCATGCCATATCTTCTGCCTTGCTAATTCACTGTTACTTCGAAGGAAAGTAGTTATATTTCTTGTTGTGCAttttaaaaagttgtttgcaaCTTGCTAGAATGGCAAGTTCTTTTAGCTTGCTTACcaatgttttttctttcttaatgttcATTATATTCATAAAAAGAATCATGAACCTTTGCCTCCTCATTGCAGAATATCATACTTGCTTTCTTTACAAACCAAGAACTGTTAAGCCATGAGTCCCTAGTGGATTCCTATTGATGTTGTTTGTCAATACTTGTTCTTCTCAAATATTAATTATCACTCTCTAATTCTTAATCAATTATTTCTAGTAGATTGTTGTTTGGTTGAATGATGATTGTTAAATGTTTCAGCCTCGATGAAGACTATTTCAAGGCGCTTGACGAGAAGCACATTAGATATGATGCTGAATTCTCTCGGCATTTGATGGCCAAATACTTTTCTGGAAAGGCCTTTGATGGAGGTAACCAGACATTCTAAGATTTAATACAAGATCTGTTTTGTGCATATAATGTTAGGACATAATGGAATCCGTATTTTCGCCTTTTTGGAATTGAGAGATTTAGTGTATGCTGGTTTCTTCTTACATGAATCACTATGGAGCTCATGATTCGCCGTACCAGCCCGAATCGGGTGGTACGGGGCGTACCATACTGGTTTGGTACCGGTATCCAGTATGGGCGGCGTACCGATATTTAGTATACTGAAAAAAGATCTCGTACCATATCGTACTGACacagtgctagtgtggcatcgGTACGGGGTACGATACTGAGACAACAAACCTTAATGGAGTTGCACCTTGAGTTTTGACCATCTCATGTTTCTTCAGAAACATCTATATGTCTAAAGATGTTATCTCTAGATTTAGAGCTAATTTgaggatttcttcttttgagctttctatcactctctctctctctctctttcttcctcttcaaaATTTCTCTTCTAGATAATTGGTTATATCTTAGTAGTTAGAATCTTCTACCTATGATAATTGCTTTAGAATCTTCCTAGAGTCTCAAACCTGCACCCACCTCTAAAGAGCATCTCAAAAATTTTTGCTTCTCCATGCATGCACACGCATTTACTTCTGCACGCGCTCATGATTCCGGCAACTAAGAGCTATATTAATAATGAAGAGACTATAGATAATACTATTagaaccaaggttcgccgtctcagtACCGGACCCCCTCGGGGGGAGTCCTTACAATTGAAAGTTTCTCCGACACAACTCCGATCGGAGAAACTTACCTTCCTAAAAAGTACAAGCCAAGGACGCATTCCCTTATCGATGTCAACCGTACACCGAAGCAATGAAGGCAAATGTAACTAGCATAGTGTCGGTATGATACGGTACGGAGTTTTTTTAATGTACTAagtgtcggtacgccatccATATGGGATAACCtaaccggtatggtacggtatgtcCCGTACTGTCCGGTTTGGACTAGTACGGCATACCATGGTTGGAACTTTCAAATTCCTCAATTGATAGCCTCTTAAAGCAATCCTACCACATCTTCTTATTGCAGCCTGTTTAGCTAACCTGGTGCCAGCTAGACTGTTCTCAGACAAAATGATCAGTGTAAACAAAGATGACAGTCCCAACCCCCTAGGTAAGGTTGGGATTTAGATTCTTTTTACTAATTGTTATTTAATTGCTGCAGCATCCATAGCTTCAGGAATTAAGACATTGTATTACAGCTGAACCTCGAATATTAGAACTTACAAAAATTGGTTCCTCCTTGAAAAGAACATCAAGTAATGACTCTGTGATGGAGAGAGGTTGACACTAGACCCTTAACTTAACTGACACAATTTAAAATGAGTCCATCAGCCTGATGAAACTTTAGAAAAACAATTTCTCTAAGTGGAACATTCTATTAGAACAGTAGAATATGTACGTTCATTTTGAATCACTGAAATGTCGTGTGATCATTTGAGCAAGAAAAACCAACAGAACTCTGACCGTTCCAATCTTTCTCTTAGACTATGTCATGGTAGATATGCCCATATGGGCTGTGGATTTAGTTCCAGCATCTTTACCTCTTAAGATGATATTGATCGTCAAATACTCATTTTGGGCCTTGTTGACTCTCTGCTCTTACATGCATGAAGAACTATCAATATGCATGTAtctatgtatttatgtatgtgtgtatgtatgtatttctGATGTCTCAGGTCAAGCCATTTTTGTCTAATGTTGTAGCCATTAATACATAATGGACACTAGACTGGTCGAAAATGAACTGCTACTATTTGATAATCATAATCATAGTACACTTGTGGAATCTTCATTTGTCATTGCATACTAGAGGTTCTAAATACGATTCTGTGTTCTGGAGTTTCTACAGGATTCCATGAGAACTCGCCTGCCCTATTCATACATGTTTCTGATGGCGGCTTAGATAGACGCCAATTTGCCATTTGACTAATATGTCATTATCACTGTAGCTCTCCTATAATTTTGTTCTGTCAGTGATGGTTTTGTTCCTTTATTCTTAACACAGGGAAAGTGTATGACCAAGAAACAATTATCGAAAATGAGACTATAAAGTCGAGCAGGTATGAAAAATCATATGTATAATGTCAAACGATTTCACAACTTAACCTTTTGTGCTATCCATTTCAGGTATCCTTTTACAAGTTCATTTGCAGATCCTGTTCGACATTATGAAGAAGAGAATCGGTCTGCATCGCCTGCAGAAGAAAACATCAAGTGCACCGGGCAAGAACATCCATCTAAGAAGAGCTCTTAATGTGAGTTCTTAAAAGGATGATTAAGATAAAATCTAAATAGTGGGCATAAAGCCATTGTAAATGTGGTGTATCACGTTAATTTTCTTGTGTGTTTTTTAGGTTCTTGCATCCGGGACCTGGAATGGTTAGAGGAGTAGGCTGTTCACTCTGGAAGCAGCTATGATCATCTTTCTGAAGGAAGAATACTTGAATCCTTGAATAgcgaaactaaagaaaataaagtttttaTACTTGTTGCTTTACATGGGTTCTGTATACAAATGACTAGATGCCATATGTCAGTTTTAACATCTCATGAAGTGAATTTACTTTGGTCATAATCTCAGTTAAAACTTAACAGGGATGCTTTCTAATCTTTGATTTCATCATGGTTTTGTTTTTCTCGATTGAGATGATTTGGTAATCTAGTAGGATGGCTAGAGATAGTCCCTTTGGCAGAGTATTGAGCTCTATCTATCTAATCCATCTATCAATCTAGCTAGCTATAAGTCAACGCGGTCTTGCATGACTGATGATCTCTGCATTTGGGGCAAATTTGGATTCTGTGAGCTGGTCATCAATCTTCATATTGCTCGCATTGAACGTTGACATGAGCATGACTTAATTTGCCTCAGCCGCATTCTGTTTTCCTTTAGACAGAAAAGTGCTCGTTGAAATGTCATCACATGTTATGATATTTTTGTAGACCAGCAACTTCTTCACAAACTGTTCTGCCAACGTCACTGCATGTAATTCGTTATATGATACTATGATAGAAAGTGCCTGTTAGCAATGGGAACAGAAAGATGTAGCCCTTTTCCAAATGTCCCTAAACCTCTGATTTAATCTCATGGTACAGCTATCAAAGACACTACCAGCGTAGTTAGCTGGCATCTTCCATCGCAAATTATGATATGGAAGAAATAATTTTTGTGGTATGTTTGATAGTGCATGTTTTGATGGTATTTTCAACAAATAGCATGTTCTAACTTTTATCATCCAAATAGATAATTAACaaacaaaaagtttttagtttAAATCCTATAAACTAAATCTCAGTGTTGGGTTAATCCGgtctcctctttttcttcttcttcttcttctttcttggcaAAATAGGGGAAGCAAAGGGTTGGACTTGCAGCTGTGGTCATGGTGGTCCGGTAAGATGGCAGCAGGTAGTGATGGCCGCAGTAAAGAGCGGTCGATGATGGTGGACAATAGGCGATGGTAACCGGCTAACAAGGAAACAAGAAGAAAGTGTCGGAAAAATagcgttttctttttttttttttagccgtTGGCTGCTCACTGGCGCCCATCGCTCTATTGGGAAAGGTCGATAGGAGGCCAAGGAACTCGACTAGTGGTCTAGTGTCAAGAGGTGGTGGTGCCGATAGCCGGCAAAAGGGAAAGAAGGCttgagaaaatagaaaaaatagaacttggtCGACTTCGACCAATTTACCGCCAGAATAGTAAGGGGTCCTATCACcgaggaaaggaaagaagaagaaggattgaAACTTACCTCGGCTTCGGCAAGCTCCCTAGCTTCAATTTTCGGCGACCATAGTGAATCCAAGCCGTCGGCAATTAAggggaagaaagacaagaagaagatggtgactGAGACGATCTTCCGGTGGGAAAGAATTGTGGGGATGGGATCTTTTAAATAACAAAATGAGGCTAGGTTTCCTAGCCTTCAAAGAAGTCCATAGAGGAGGAGGACTCGTTCTCCTTTGCTGTGTTCAACCAAGGACTTCCCTATTTTGACTCAGGAGCAGGCCTTCGAGCCTCATTTTTAGTGTCAGGCTGGGCCAATGGACCGACCCAACGAATGTGAGGCTGGGCCTCACAATAAAGATATATCAATATTCAATCCATATCTGATCTGTTTTCAACCATATGAATGCTAGTCAAAACATTGCTCCCCCCTTTTCTCTCCACTCTCATGTGTCTTTATTTTACTTTTCTTATTCCCATGTGGTGTCTCTCAAGATTCTaccttttattcttttctctctcccgCATGAACATAGAGTGACCTAGGCTATGGGGGTTAAATATGGAGTGACCTAAGCCACAGGGTTAAATACAATCATATGATTACTATTTTGGAATTTGATTACTAGTGACCCAGACCACAAGGATTAAATGTGGAGTGACATATGCTGCAGGAATCAAGTGCCGCCATAGTCTTTGGCTGCAGAgtgaaaattgaaaattggaTCCCGAATATAGTTATATATACAAGTATATAAATATAAGtgtaattaaatatgagattggATACTTTTTATTACTCTGGTtatatatattgtttcattttgtTGATGCTATTAAGAGATGAAATGCCTTGTTTCGGTATATGAATATTATTGAAAGAAAATGTTATAAACTTTACTTATATTTATGTGCCGTGCTTGGTATAATTTAATTGAGCTAAATTACTTGATATGATTTGATCCAGTTCTATA encodes the following:
- the LOC103717706 gene encoding uncharacterized protein LOC103717706 isoform X2, translated to MASPSSASRTPPSPRSAAAAAAEQSPQTAQLQDVAPPVETHDSKEGIKMLIPKEEPYERKPDLLDPFLLDEDYFKALDEKHIRYDAEFSRHLMAKYFSGKAFDGGKVYDQETIIENETIKSSRYPFTSSFADPVRHYEEENRSASPAEENIKCTGQEHPSKKSS
- the LOC103717706 gene encoding uncharacterized protein LOC103717706 isoform X1 — translated: MASPSSASRTPPSPRSAAAAAAEQSPQTAQLQDVAPPVETHDSKEGIKMLIPKEEPYERKPDLLDPFLGNGSGHARRAPRRGRQVGGSSGGRVEIYDNNNRDGQIKHLDEDYFKALDEKHIRYDAEFSRHLMAKYFSGKAFDGGKVYDQETIIENETIKSSRYPFTSSFADPVRHYEEENRSASPAEENIKCTGQEHPSKKSS